The genomic region CATGACTTAATGTAGCTACTAATCTTAATAGTAGACATTATAGAATTTCTAAtgtagtaatttatttcttttaagtttGGAGAGAGCTTTAGTAGACGACTGTTTAAGGTATCAGACTCATACGCGAAAGGCAACCACGgatgtttttttacagattcAGCGGTTATGGATGTGATGTGATGGTGATGAATGAATTGAAAACATTTACTaccaattttatacaaaaaacttaattgaGGGTGTAAAATTTATCATCTTCCTACCTCGTGATATCAAAATGTCATTATAATTGTAATTCTGGATGTCAGAATTTTCTAGAAAGTGTTCAGCGACCCTCTCGTTTCCTTGCAGCCAGGATACAGCACGAAGTTGAGTCTAAAACGAGTGAAATATTTTCCGATTTCAATATTctttaattgtaaattaattaattttacttattattagtatttatattcaatttgTCAAGTAAATTGTTTGAAGtaatatagattttattagaataaaaggtaccgtgtggttcccagcgccaatagaaaaaagaataggaccactccatctctttcacaatGATGTcgtgcgactaagggatatgcttataaacttgggattcttcttttatgcgatggactagcaacctgtcactatttgaatctcaatactatcattaagcataacagccgaacgtggcctatcagtcttttcaagactgttggctctgtctaccccgcaagggatatagacgtgattatatgtatgtattagaacagaacagatttatttttaaaattggatgcaaggtatcactaattgacgtcacatcacttaaatataattataactaggtactatcgcttccaaagcgcatgtgtataagaagcggcgaaacaaactacactgcaacattttcatcggacgtcaatttacaaataaaaattgtaataaaatcaaGACTTACTTCAGGCGAGGACGGAGCCACCAGACTGTCTTTATGCCGACACTGTTGAACTTTCACTTGAATGGCGTGCACCAGAAGACGATACTCCATTTCGTCCAGAAATCCTGatagaaaatttatacattCCTCTTTCTCCTTTTGTGCGTTATTCTTTGTAACGAAAGTCTTCTTTTGTAAGTGACGCAAAGAAATTACAGTGAAACTGGCAGGGTCGCCGTTTGGAGAGGgactcttttatttatattaacaaacaaatttaattttatgcttCACAGTGTAGTGGTAGTAGCCACTTACTACCAGATctacaaaacatttttgtaaacCTTGAAATTTATATGCGGTAAAAATGtaggaaataataaaagaaattcaatCAATAAAGAACCTTCGTGtgtattaaaaactaagttgaAATCGCTTTATCCGTTTGTGGGCTATGATgtcacagacagacaaacatgtcaaacttataacaccccTTTTTTCCCCATCTAgggttaaaaagaaatttacataTGCATAGAAACTCTTACTTTGCTGGAAATGATATGCTTCGTAGTACTCCTTAAATGACATAAATAAGtctctatatttaaaaaaaaaacaacacctATAAATGAATTTTTGCATACAATTAACGTAGACATAAAAGGGTAGGATTCCTAGATATTTTCGAGCTTGAAAACAAAAGCTGGTCATGGTCAAAATGGACACACCCTCCTCTTTGAGCTGCATGGCGTCCAACAGCATTATGTTAAGTGTAGAAGTGGTCGCTTGTCTTGTCTTCACCGTAATGGCCGTCCACGGCCGGTCTCTTTGTAACAGTCCGAGCTGTCTTGTCACGGCTAATCTGGaatgaaataagtaaaaaaaaatttcccggcaccaatagaaaagaccactccatctattggGCTGACGATACATGTTACTCCTCCCTAGTAGTAACATGTGATGCCATTTTGTAAGGATAATCAGAAAGTTGGTAGATCGGGTTGGCGGCAGGATATGCGTTGTTTATAGACAGCAGGACATTataccaaaaagaagaatcccaagtttatatgcctttcccttagtcgccttttacgacaaccatagaaacgagatggagtggtcccattttcttttttttattggtgccgggaaccacacggcacggcaccgTAGGAACATCTTATAGCAATTGGATTAATcaatcttgttttattttttttattacagtaagTGACACTGAGCAAAGACCAaagcagcggtagtacgcttgtctgtgacaccggaggtcccgggttcgtatcccggccagggcatgataagaaaaggactttttccgattggtctgggttttggatgtttatctatataagtatttattataaaatatagtatcgttgagttagcatctcgttacacaagtctcgaacttgcttcgaggctaactcaatctgtgtaatttgtaccgtatatatttatttatcatacacATTGACGAGAAAGTAAAACCTGAAAACCTGATGGAAAGTTTGAGAAATGAATGATTATAGAAGGAAACAAACCTGTCAGCCTCTAGTTTAGCGTTCAAGGTCTCCTGTATGACCTTATTGTCAACCAGTTGAGGTAGAAGGGAGCACACCTCTTGTTCACCAGTCACGAAACCCTGTATAGgtttatcatcatcatattaatgttatctttatttatacatacatatagttgacagagccaagactaaaaggccacgcgTTCTAAAAGGCCCTTAATCGcattttaccacatccatgggaaagatatggagtggtcctatcctttttgaattggtgctgggaaccacacggcacaaaaaaaattgtattttaagtaaacGACGACTTGATATTTCAACAGAACGTTTGAAAAACGCCTCGAATTTTCTTATACATTGCTATCCTGCTCTAACTTATGTTTATCACTGTCGCTCCTCTACTAGATGTTTGCAGTGTAGTGATACAAATAAAGATACTTATAATCCTGGCGTTATCCGGTTGCGTTCTTCCTGGAGAAGAGTCCCGATCAAAAGAGGTTAAGTCAGTTCACGGCCCAGTGGTTAACTTTCCCGCCTAATTATTCACGTCTTGAAGTCTTGCCAGAGTGAGAACAAAAGTCAGGAGGGAGGCAAAGATAACAAAGTataaggaactagataatgcCAAGAGTAGCAATACACAATAGTAGAAAGTCAGTGATAACATTGCTTGGTACCTACGCAGTGTCTAAGGGATCCCCACCCAGGGCTAATGCAAGTGGATGAATTAAGTCAATGGGGTGACACATTCTGCCGAGTAAAACTAATAAACCTGCTTACCTTACCAACGTCATAGCCGTAAGCCAATTGTATGTCTATCATTTTGTCAATGTACGCCATAAATTTGGGCACAGAGACCCTGGATCAAAGAAAGATACTGCATTAGACACACGctacatatgtacttacactttaaagaaaaatagattCGTTTGTGAAAGACATGCCGTCACAGacaagccgtgtggttcccggcaccaatagaaaacgagaataggaccactccatctcgttcccatggatgtcgtaaaaaacgactaagggataggcttacaaacttataaacctttgaataaattctatttacttttacttactttttacaaacttgggattcttctttaaggcgatgggctagtaacctgtcaatatttgaatctcaattctatcattaagctgaacgtggactatcagtctttcaaaactgcgagctctgtctaccttactagggatatatacgtgattttACGTATCTATGATATTCTTCTAACGTTTACTACCCGTGGTTATAACTTGACAACGTTATAAGAAAATTTGGAGACGTTGATATAATCAATGTGGCATACTTGGCAAGTTTGCACAGTCTGATGAACCGCAGCATTCTCAGCAGCTTGGTGGCTGTCAAGATGTTGGAGTTCATGTTGCGCCATTTGTCCCAGGGGGTTAGCGAGTCGATTATGTCCAACACCAGATCTGAATTGAGTTTTGAATCAATGTTTCGAAACGCTCAGTAAGAATTGATGATCAGTGGCTACGTACAAATCGATACTATACGTTAAAAGCTGAAAAAAATGGCATGAAGATACCTTGAAGAAATTAGCAAAACACTAATTTATTACGAGATAATATGGAATTAATGGTGTTTTAGAAGGCGAAAATGAAAATGGGTTTATTTGTTGAAAGCTTGTCTTTTAtacatagattttttaaattgtctttGCTCCTCCGGCCAATGTTTTGAGTTCTTCCTCTTCTTTTACACAAGTACAACAGAATCGCATTAGGCTCTGTGGTTTTCCGCAGAGTAGAaagatgtttattttcttcagGTGGATATCATAAGCATAATGCAGGGAAAAGTCGAGCCTACAGGACAAAAGTACGCTAACAGCTTCCCAAATTTCCAAAGACATTCATAGCCTTAAAAATTCTCTGACATACTTTGCTGTCTTTTAATGGACCCTGATGGGTGTAAATTCGGATCTAGCATAGCCATAGCAAAGATGCTATGACGAAAATGAAAAGCATCCacgattttgatttaagagtaactacttatatttgtaaattgacgtccgatgaaaatgctgcagtttaagtttgttccgccgcttcttctacacaggcgctttggaagcggacggatgtgacgtcaataaatgataccttgaatccaattttgaaaataaatctagtcTATTCTATATACAAACCAGCAGTAGCCATGACGACGATGAAGAAATCCAACTTATTCCAGTGAGATTTGAAGTACCCGCAAAAACCGTAAGCAATcatcttcaatattatttcaaagacGTAAACAATGAAGAAGTATCTAGAAGTAAAAGAgaaaattgataaaacctagatttaaaaacaaagttacaagtctcgaacttacttcgaggctaactcaatcagtgtaatttgtcccgtatatatttatttatatttatttattattattataaagtaaagtaaCTTGCAGCATAGATTTACTTGTGATATATCTGTAGCTCGGATCATGGTCATTTACTGAATAAATACTTGCCTAGAATGAGCAGAGTTTCATATCGGAGTTTTTCCAGTAAGAGCAACCTTCAGCGACAgcattcaaattaatgtaacTAACTCAGTAAGAAGTCATCACCAAAGTGCTTTTGAAATGCGGAGTTCATAAATCGGGGTTAATAAATTTACGTCTCTTCAGACACAATCGGAACTAACaccaaaacaataataattccCTGTATTCTGTACTAACAAATTCAATCCTTTAATCGAAAACATTGTGGCCTGCGACACGGGAGGCTTCATCAACACCTCGCAGAGTATCACCGGGGTGTTGAGCAAGATCATCAGGTAGATGAACAGGTCGAACCACATGTTGGTGACGACCCTGTAGCACACTTGTCTCCAAGGATGCCGGGGCACCTGGGCGTTGGCCGCCTCCGGGGTCATCATGTCCACCATCTTGTGGCGCAGCCAGACCGCGTGCGCCTTTAAATGTGAcgccattttgatttttattcttgACAATTTTAGCGAGATGTCTGTTTGGTAGGAgatgttaaaaaaagtatctaCCTTACCTAATACCTTTTGTTAGGATTGGAACAggaggcgactacgggatagcTCATAAACTTATAGCTCATAAAACTAAACAAGCAAAAAATCAATATGAGGAAttttgtaccgtgtggttaccagcaccaatagaaaaaagaataggaccactccatctctctcccatggatgtcttaaaaagcGAGTAAGGGGTAGgtttataagcttgggattcttcttttaggcgatgggctagcaacctgtcactatttgaatctcaattccatcattaagtcacacagctgaacgtggcctttcagtgttttcaggACTGtcggctgtctaccccgctagggttatagacgtgattatatgtatgtatggaacaGGATTAGATATACTTAGCTCATGTGGCTGTCGAAACATAACGTTGTCGCTATAATTTTGTACAGAGATATTTAAACCAGCATTTGGCTTGAACCACATTATtccacaaaatacaaaaatgattgCTTAAGCCCTGTTAAAGGTAATTGTACGAGTATTAACCTGTAATCGTTCTTGAAACGAATTACTTACCTTGGGCTTCCACAAAGTGCCCAATTGGTCCAAATTGATCCTCGCGTCGTCGGAGTCCGCGGCCACCTCCACAGCCTGCACCAAGGTCCTGACGCCATCTTTGCTGATCTTCCCGTGCTCGTACTGCCTCCAGTAAGATATCTTCATCGCTTTTAACACCCGCTGGTTTGCCTCCCTAGAATAGAAGAGAGAAAAATCTATCCTGTCACGACTATGATAGGTTCACGAAAGTAAGATGACAGTCACTTAATTGTAGACTTGCACAGGAATCATGGTCAAAATGAAGTGCCTAGACTTTATTCAACGTTGATCTAGAGAATTTAAACATCTTGGGTAGTCCTACTAGTATTactaaaaatgcgaaagtttttgagtatgtcaggatgtcagtttGGATGTTTTTTaccctttcacgcaaaaactactacgattacgatgaaattaagtatgtaggtagcacatatactttttatcccggagttcccgcgggattgataggattccatgcggacgaagtcgcgggcggcctctaggtTACCATAAAAGTACTACTTGTTTAAATTATACCTCACCCTGGACTCCGCTTTGATTCGAAGCGTAGGGTCAACTTTCTAACTATTTTCTCATCAGTGGTTTACTGGACCATGTACCTCACTCATTCTTAGCTCCTTTCCTCTCATATTTCTGTGAACCACTTGGCTTCGGggcccaagtttattagcctattccttagtcgccttttacaatatccatgggttaggttaggtggACCTCACTttgtgtggttgccggcactttagaacaTTACCACTCTATACCTAACCCATGGATattataaaaggcgactaagggataggctaataaacttggggttcttctctTCGGCGAtcgcctagcaacctgtcactatttgaatcacaatttcatcataaaatcatatatctaaacgtggccttgcaGGATAGgcgtgactacatgtatgtatgtattcaccTCATCATCTCAGCAAACTCCTTCTTGGTGGGCTCGTTAGGGATGTCTCGCTCGCAGTCTGGACACGTGGTGTACCGGTAGCCCATGTAAGTGTCATCTTCACTGTCCTCCTCACGACCGGATATTTGGAGCTGGTACGGGTGTTTTATCTCCGTACCTTTGGGTAAAGCTTTCCATGTATTCTATACTAGCTGCTGTCCGCGGCGTCACTCACGGACATTGTTGTTTATCGCAAATCCTATctcaaactcaaaatatttattgcataactGTGTAGACATGTAGATGGAATTACATTTGACAGTAATCTAAACAATCTTTTTCCTATAGGAACGGTATGAGGTCCTTTCCACCTAGTATATTCTTGTCAGTATTTGATTCATGGGTAGGTAATTAATAGCAATCTTTTGGAGAAGCATGTGGTCGTCTGAAGATCAATTAATTAGATACTTAGGTATTCTTTCGTTTTAGtatgtcaaattttaatagtaatcGATGAGATTCACGTTTAGTACGCGTAATCTAAAGACAGCATGTAAAAGAGACACCTTACGTTGGCGAAGTCTTTTAGTAgcctatttttaaatgtctgccATTATTGATACGCCAGTTGCTTTTATTTGGTCCTTTAGTAGCCTTCTTTGacattcacatacatacatacgtatacgtctttatcccttgcggggtagacagaggcaacagtcttggaaagactgaatggccacgttcagctatttggcttaatgataggattgagattcaaatagtgacaggttgctatgctaacccatcgcctaaagaagaatcccaagtttgtaagcttatcccttagtcgccttttacgacattcattggaaagagatggagtggtcttattcatttttgtattggggccgggtaccacacgccACCTGATGCGagattgacattgacattcaCATGATGCGATAAAGTGGACCTTTTGATTACTCTTTCGGAAACCACAAAgctagttttaagtaatacgTGTCACAGCGCTAGGCTACTTAGTACTCTCTCACTCCTAATGACATCTTCCCACTCTGAAACTCAGTCATTACCGTTActctaaacaaaacaatatcatCGCGAAATAAGGAAAACCATCAGACCTTCTTGCACCAAATCCCAATTAGCATCGGCCAGAAACTTATCCATTTTCAGCATAGAAATACATCGGTCCCTAGTCAGCATGATGCGTTTCACGCAGTTAGTCATATTGGCTTTCTTGGCCAGGGATATTTCCGCCAAGCCCAGCAGTTTGAGAACCTTGTTCATGCTCGTGGCGTTGATGAGTAAGGAGAGAAGTACCAGCCCGGCAGTTTGAACTATGAAtatctgaaaaatatttacatacatacatacataggtacattacGGCTCTTTCCCGTAGGGTAGGTGAAGACTACATCtctctacttgccacgatccctatATACTTATTCCgctcatccacattcataactcccatcatacaagctcgtcggtttcgggtactcttgaccttgaaaaatatttagttttccagaataactttaaaaaggTGAAAAATTTAGGTCTACAAAGATGCAGTTCTTTAAAATTCTAATCGATGGGAGTATCATCGTCACCTAAATCTCTCTGTCTGCATTCAAGCGGTAATGATTCAAGGTCCGAGTCCTACCTTACTAAGAGGTAATTTGCACGTTTCCCTCCTCTGAGGTGCTCATGCTGCCAAGAGGTCGTCAGAGCAACTCCCTAATTTCAGCTTCCTACCCATTGAGTAGTGTTATTATCGACACCAATTCATCAATAAGTAACGGAAAAGTTTTATACTTTATCAATTGCTTTACCTCTCCAGCGGCGGCGACAGATGGCGTTTGCAGCACAATGAGCGCCAATGACAACGACAGCGGCCCCCTCAGCCCGCCCCACACCCCCGCCAGGCAGTGTTGCCAGCTAATGCGGTACCCGACTCGTTGGAGAATCGGCATCATGCATGCGTACATGACGAacctaaatttataatttataacataacatatgtacatataatcatgatATGTACAGAGCTAACACTCatcaaaagtctgaaaggccatgttcagccgCTGGCTGggtttatcattaataagtattaagtacaaataaataatcggACAAAACTTTACGTTTAAGCTAGTTTTGTGAGTTCAATATAAAAGCCGtaaccttaaaaaatatttatgctgTCGAATCTAAATTATTCGGAGCAGAAAACTGACATTAATATCATAGCTACAGCTTTTATTCacgatacatacatgtattcCTCGTTTTTCCTGTTCCCGTGGGAACATCAGAGTAACCTTTCTTGATGATTCGTTACACACCAAAGGAATGCAAAATTGTAACTTTTGGAGACCAGACTTTTTAGCTAAcactattaaaataagtagttcACAAAACGAAAAATCTCTATGCAAGTTCTCTCTCTGATTTTCGCGTGCTTCACCCTCAGCCGTTAGGATCTGAGGTGTGCGACTATTCTCTAAAATAATCCAAAGAAATCTATactatctaatattataaagctgaagagtctgtttgtttgaacgcgctaatcgaacaactggttcgaattgaaaaaaatatttttgtgttgaatagaacatttatcgacgaaggctttaagctatttatcttatcatcacgctgcaactattaggagcgaagaaatactggaaaatgtgaaaaaaaaaacgggaaaacttatgcctccttgagggcttcaatgatgcccaaaataactgttccacgcgtatgaagtcgcgggcacagctagtatataataagtataaaatcaaACTCACCTAGCGCAATACACCGTCATATACGTAACGATAACTAGCGCCGCCTGTCGGACGCTGATCACATCGTTCACTTTATCGAAAATCACCACCCCCGCCATAGTAAACACTAGCGTATTCGCCACATGGGCCAACACCATCCAGAAATTCGCCAAGAACGGCTCCACGTCGCCAGCTATCGTAGACTTAATATTGCTCACTAAAACTCCAGCTATAGTCGTACTTAACAAtccagaaatataaaaaaacttctCTCCAATATAGTACGTCAAATACGCCGACGAAACGGTTATGGTCACAGCGCTTAACAGATCGTAATACGTCAAAGTTAGCAGCGTACCAGATATTTTCCCCATCACTATTCCTAGTAGAATTCCACCACCCGCGTATCGTGAGATCAGGAGCGCAATTTGAGAAGGCTCAGTCACCGCCAATGCTATGAATCCGAAGACTACAGTGAACTCTATCATTACTGTCGAATCTCCTATCAATCCTTCCCCTTGTAGCAACACacttatatattttcctttattcatttcttttaacTGCCTTACAACGCCCATAGGATAAATCGGAGAGCAAATGACTCCAAACAGTAAAGCCGTGGGAAAACTCCACGAGGTCTCAACTAAATGAAACGCAATGAAGGCGGACATTAGCGCCGTTATAATTGCACCAGGCACCCCGACTAGCAAAATTTGAGGAAAACATCGCCAGAACGAATGTGCGTCGACGCTGTACGACGTATTGAATACTATGATAGGCAGGAATATCGTCAGTAAAGTGTCCACGTCGACGTAGCAGATACTGACGAACGGTCTGAACAGTGGGTATTTGCTAGCGAAGAATCCGAGCAGGCCCCCAAGTCCAAACATGACCACTCTGTAAGGTAGACACCAGTCTAGGCCAGTCCATAGCATCACGCCTCTAATCACAGCGCCGATTAAAATCGTTGTAAATATGAAGAGAAATCCCAACGCAGGCGGGTAGGCTTGTGACGGCCGGCCATCTTCTAGAGTTACATTTGTCGATAGTTCCACGGTTTCGCCATTAATCGATGAGAACAAAGTTAGTAATATTAGAAACATGGTTTAAGTTTGATTACCATGGCTGTGTAGATTAGTTGTAAGGGCTCGAATAGACATGTGTTTGAAGATGACTATTGAATGATATTCTTAGGGTCGGCGCGGACCTTGTACTGTATTGTTTATGATTGATAGATAGGTAGGTAGGGGGGTAGGTGGGAGGTGAACAGGTATAGATACGATCTGCCCAGTcccataaaaagtaaaacaaaattttaaaagagcaCATTATATAACACATCTTGAACAATAATgtcaaataacttaaaaagctacataaattaattagtaaaaCATACAAGGTCTTTCACGAAAAGTATAAAATCATTGCCtcgaaaaataattaattcccGCACATAAATATGTCTTTGCccgttacggggtagacataatGGAAAGATAAATAACGTTAGTTGGTTTGCTAAGTGTTGGAATTAATATTCAGAAAAAGTGAAAGGTTGTCAGCCTATCGCCTTAAGGtaagtttacaaaaataaattaaacgtcacAATTCACATATTATGAGGTAACAATATTCTAATGCAAGTGATTCTTCTTAGAAATATCGAAGGCTCCAGGAAGAAATTtcagaaacaaaaaagaattcccATTAAAACACAAACTTAGTGCCAATAATCTAAGAGCATTCTTCTTAGCACTCTTCAAGACTCCAAAAAGAAATgtcaaaaacttttttatcacaaattaaTAGGACTTAAGATAGAATTAGGACTATCTTAACTATAACTATAAGTATCAAACATTTCCAAAACTGTCGAAAAGTCACTTAGATGTCACAATTTAAGTGGAAACAAAACCTAACATCAGTCTTCTTAGGACTCTTCAAGACTCTAAGAAGAAATGTCAAACTTTTTTTATCCCAAATTAATAGGAATTAGGATTCTCTAGGatataagtaacaaaaatgtcaaaaacCGCGGGGAAAGACATCACTTTTCACAAATTAAGTAAACACAAAAATCTAACACCACTCTTTTTAGGACTCTTCAAgactattaaaaattgtcaat from Amyelois transitella isolate CPQ chromosome 24, ilAmyTran1.1, whole genome shotgun sequence harbors:
- the LOC106135802 gene encoding sodium/hydrogen exchanger 10-like, which codes for MFLILLTLFSSINGETVELSTNVTLEDGRPSQAYPPALGFLFIFTTILIGAVIRGVMLWTGLDWCLPYRVVMFGLGGLLGFFASKYPLFRPFVSICYVDVDTLLTIFLPIIVFNTSYSVDAHSFWRCFPQILLVGVPGAIITALMSAFIAFHLVETSWSFPTALLFGVICSPIYPMGVVRQLKEMNKGKYISVLLQGEGLIGDSTVMIEFTVVFGFIALAVTEPSQIALLISRYAGGGILLGIVMGKISGTLLTLTYYDLLSAVTITVSSAYLTYYIGEKFFYISGLLSTTIAGVLVSNIKSTIAGDVEPFLANFWMVLAHVANTLVFTMAGVVIFDKVNDVISVRQAALVIVTYMTVYCARFVMYACMMPILQRVGYRISWQHCLAGVWGGLRGPLSLSLALIVLQTPSVAAAGEIFIVQTAGLVLLSLLINATSMNKVLKLLGLAEISLAKKANMTNCVKRIMLTRDRCISMLKMDKFLADANWDLVQEGTEIKHPYQLQISGREEDSEDDTYMGYRYTTCPDCERDIPNEPTKKEFAEMMREANQRVLKAMKISYWRQYEHGKISKDGVRTLVQAVEVAADSDDARINLDQLGTLWKPKAHAVWLRHKMVDMMTPEAANAQVPRHPWRQVCYRVVTNMWFDLFIYLMILLNTPVILCEVLMKPPVSQATMFSIKGLNLYFFIVYVFEIILKMIAYGFCGYFKSHWNKLDFFIVVMATADLVLDIIDSLTPWDKWRNMNSNILTATKLLRMLRFIRLCKLAKVSVPKFMAYIDKMIDIQLAYGYDVGKGFVTGEQEVCSLLPQLVDNKVIQETLNAKLEADRLAVTRQLGLLQRDRPWTAITVKTRQATTSTLNIMLLDAMQLKEEGFLDEMEYRLLVHAIQVKVQQCRHKDSLVAPSSPETQLRAVSWLQGNERVAEHFLENSDIQNYNYNDILISRGDEPKGLYILVSGLLEATYEPPDGDMDEAIPNYEFMTDLKFSEPCQDYIVSGNAVGVLGVLTNRPYNYTVRCDSAVQAYYITMPVIKEAFNLAPHPIMGLEAAMWREIGIKLSMMVLPSVPAYHGWSSERLSMRLEHSFVPCLKAFKVFVVNELMEDIILLDGICQDMATREIFQPPCYIPRTAHRLIFPKSSQLMVSNSCPDTKLLIVPAKDTDELDIMEDEVDDLQCELVSNASSRCLYHRVVHKLSNESSRVRERRGRKRRRGTRRVNYRESVWGKAQNMSDRDLATAASRYYKSSATDMLEPQPGSTKKSVLMYSPEQSMRPMRSEQEIYNTMFTKNKPQERIHNDILELDEP